A region from the Arvicola amphibius chromosome 12, mArvAmp1.2, whole genome shotgun sequence genome encodes:
- the LOC119803013 gene encoding olfactory receptor 14A2-like, producing MANITAITGFILMGISDVPELQTACGVFFLVMYMAALISNLIIIILTTLDLQLQTPMYFFLKNLSLMDVFFVSVTIPNFVVNSLTHNNFISILGCTVQVFLLSSFTGGDVFILTAMSYDRYVAICSPLHYDTIMNGITCLLMVGVSWATGVLFGAIYTVGTFSMSFCGSNVIPQFFCDVPSLLSISCSKMVLAIYTSVGIGVCLGMFCFICVVVSYFYIFSSVLKIPTAKGQSKAFATCIPHLTVFTIFIATACFVFLKAPAEEPSITDRLFSVIYTVLSPAINPLIYSLRNNDVKCALRRLQQNLYPKGSLHLTLQSICQW from the coding sequence ATGGCCAATATCACTGCAATAACTGGATTCATTCTTATGGGGATCTCTGACGTCCCGGAGCTACAGACTGCATGTGGAGTGTTCTTCCTAGTGATGTACATGGCAGCCCTGATTAGTAACCTGATCATCATCATTCTTACTACCCTTGACCTGCAGCTTCAaacacccatgtacttcttcctgaaGAATCTGTCCCTGATGGATGTCTTCTTTGTCTCAGTTACCATTCCAAATTTTGTTGTAAATAGTCTAACACACAACAATTTCATTTCCATTCTTGGTTGTACGGTTCaggtatttttattgagttcctTCACAGGAGGGGATGTATTTATCTTGACTGCCAtgtcctatgaccgctatgttgcCATTTGCAGTCCCCTGCACTATGACACCATCATGAATGGTATTACCTGTTTGCTGATGGTGGGTGTTTCCTGGGCTACTGGAGTACTCTTTGGAGCCATATACACAGTTGGAACATTTTCCATGTCTTTCTGTGGCTCCAATGTGATCCCACagtttttctgtgatgttccctcaTTACTAAGCATTTCATGCTCCAAAATGGTTTTAGCCATTTATACAAGCGTTGGAATTGGTGTATGTCTAGGTATGTTTTGCTTTATATGTGTTGTGGTGtcttatttttacatattctCCAGTGTGCTGAAGATTCCTACCGCTAAAGGGCAGTCCAAAGCATTTGCCACGTGCATCCCGCACCTTACGGTTTTcactatttttattgctactgcTTGCTTTGTATTTCTGAAAGCTCCCGCAGAAGAACCTTCAATCACAGACAGGCTTTTTTCTGTGATCTACACTGTGTTATCTCCAGCAATAAATCCTTTGATCTACAGTCTGAGAAACAATGATGTCAAGTGTGCTCTGAGGAGGTTACAGCAAAATCTTTACCCAAAGGGTTCACTTCATTTAACACTTCAAAGTATCTGTCAGTGGTAA
- the LOC119803012 gene encoding olfactory receptor 14A2-like has translation MSNITAETGFILMGLSDIEELQTLCGVSFLLIYLVTLVSNLLIITLITLDQKLQSPMYFFLKNLSLLDVFLVSVPIPNFFVSSLTHSNFISTLGCACQLFFMSSLGSAEVFVLTAMSYDRYVAVRSPLHYKIIMNNVTCLLLMGVSWVTALLFGSMYTVGTFSMPFCGSNVIPQIFCDVPSLLRISCSDSFAAIYTSLGVALCLGISCIFCVVISYFYIFSTVLKIPTAKGQSKAFVTCVPHLLVFGVFIATVCFVYLKPPSKTISLTDMLSSVLYPVLPPALNPVIYTLRSTEVRSALKRLLQHFYSRDFFHVTHQNV, from the coding sequence ATGTCCAATATCACTGCAGAAACTGGATTCATCCTTATGGGGCTCTCTGATATTGAGGAACTACAGACTCTATGTGGAGTGTCGTTTCTGTTAATATACCTGGTGACACTAGTGAGTAACTTACTCATTATCACTCTCATCACCCTGGATCAGAAACTCCAGTcgcccatgtacttcttcctgaaGAATTTGTCCCTCTTAGATGTCTTTCTAGTGTCTGTCCCAATCCCAAATTTCTTTGTCAGTAGCCTAACTCACAGCAATTTCATTTCTACTCTTGGATGTGCATGTCAATTATTTTTCATGAGCTCTTTGGGATCAGCAGAAGTATTTGTCCTGACTGCCAtgtcctatgaccgctatgttgcAGTTCGTAGCCCCCTGCACTATAAGATCATTATGAATAATGTCACCTGTTTGCTTCTGATGGGTGTATCTTGGGTCACTGCATTACTCTTTGGATCAATGTACACAGTTGGCACATTTTCCATGCCTTTCTGTGGTTCTAATGTAATTCCACAGATTTTCTGTGATGTTCCTTCTTTGTTAAGGATTTCCTGCTCTGACTCATTTGCAGCCATTTACACAAGTCTTGGGGTTGCTCTTTGTCTAGGTATCTCTTGTATCTTCTGTGTGGTGATCtcttacttttacattttctccaCTGTACTGAAGATTCCTACTGCTAAAGGGCAGTCCAAAGCATTTGTCACCTGTGTCCCCCACCTCCTTGTTTTCggtgttttcattgctactgttTGCTTTGTCTATCTGAAGCCACCCTCAAAGACAATATCACTTACAGACATGTTGTCTTCTGTGCTGTACCCTGTGCTACCTCCAGCCCTTAATCCTGTGATCTACACCCTGAGAAGCACTGAGGTTCGTAGTGCTCTGAAAAGGTTACTTCAGCATTTTTACTCAAGAGACTTCTTTCACGTAACAcatcaaaatgtttaa